The Christiangramia flava JLT2011 genome has a segment encoding these proteins:
- a CDS encoding sensor histidine kinase — MTPCVPGIFGFCCNHRDFVVRFAVFVLKTGISNLRSLKIAGNTVILKPMTRAQEIRYHIIFWILFIAMDKIAAFMFRESRYELDWRLMQAVFFTTVQVLVFYLNYLFLAPHTIPQKKYKSLALGIVILILVFAGLRYLLEEVILFEITGNHNYFGNSRRFTFYVYDNSFFATRILILSFAFYLVKRMLKTNQQLAQLEIEKKQAELQSLKSQLSPHFLFNTLNSLYSDLYDTSPKAGADILKLSEMLRYVTYENEHDEVLLKDEIQFLQNYIDLFQRRFDHEANIEVYFPKEIGSEKIPSLMLIHFVENAFKHGILSEPKKPVIISITSEKDQLHMHTSNYFRTQVSYDEQGIGYKNIRKRLELIYHENFKLEISQENDHFQTELKIPFL; from the coding sequence ATGACCCCCTGCGTTCCTGGGATATTCGGCTTTTGCTGCAACCACAGGGATTTTGTTGTACGGTTTGCGGTGTTCGTCCTGAAAACCGGGATTTCCAACCTAAGATCTCTGAAAATCGCCGGGAATACTGTTATTTTGAAGCCTATGACCAGAGCACAGGAAATACGGTACCATATTATCTTCTGGATCCTGTTCATCGCGATGGATAAAATTGCGGCGTTCATGTTTCGAGAATCGCGCTATGAGCTGGATTGGCGGCTGATGCAGGCGGTGTTCTTCACCACGGTGCAGGTCCTGGTTTTTTACCTTAATTATCTTTTTCTGGCGCCACACACTATTCCGCAGAAAAAATATAAAAGTCTCGCGCTGGGTATTGTGATCCTGATCCTGGTCTTTGCCGGCCTGCGATACCTGTTGGAAGAAGTGATCTTGTTCGAGATCACGGGGAATCACAATTATTTTGGCAATTCCAGGCGCTTTACTTTTTACGTGTACGATAATTCGTTTTTCGCGACGCGCATCCTGATCCTCAGTTTTGCATTCTACCTGGTAAAACGCATGCTGAAAACCAATCAGCAACTGGCGCAACTGGAAATTGAGAAAAAACAGGCCGAGTTGCAAAGCCTGAAATCGCAACTGAGTCCGCATTTTTTGTTCAATACGCTGAACAGTCTGTATTCAGACCTCTATGATACCAGTCCAAAAGCGGGAGCCGATATTCTGAAGTTATCTGAAATGCTGCGTTACGTAACCTATGAAAATGAGCATGACGAGGTGTTGCTGAAGGACGAGATCCAGTTCCTCCAGAATTATATCGATCTTTTTCAGCGAAGGTTTGACCACGAAGCGAATATTGAAGTGTACTTTCCGAAGGAGATCGGCAGCGAAAAGATCCCATCGCTGATGTTGATCCATTTCGTGGAAAACGCCTTCAAACATGGTATTCTGAGCGAGCCGAAAAAACCGGTGATCATTTCCATCACTTCGGAAAAAGACCAGCTTCACATGCACACATCGAATTATTTCCGGACGCAGGTAAGCTACGATGAACAGGGAATTGGCTATAAAAACATCAGAAAAAGACTGGAACTGATCTATCACGAGAATTTCAAACTGGAAATTTCCCAGGAAAATGACCATTTTCAAACCGAATTAAAAATACCTTTTCTATGA
- a CDS encoding metallophosphoesterase family protein, translated as MGRKLAIGDIHGGLRGLVQLLERIDLTPEDQLIFLGDYVDGWSDSANTVTYLIELAKQNSCIFIRGNHDDLAHRWLETGELNQKWLEHGGQSSIDAYRNFSEDEIKAHLKFFSEMFNYYKDDQERLFVHAGFTNLHGPDFEYHETGFYWDRTLWEMALSLNENLQPDHQFYPKRLQHFEEIFIGHTPVTRIGETTPVHKANIWNVDTGAAFKGPVSAIDVNTKEIYQSDPVHELYPGESGRN; from the coding sequence ATGGGAAGAAAACTGGCAATTGGCGATATACATGGCGGGCTGAGAGGCCTGGTGCAACTACTGGAACGAATAGATCTTACACCAGAGGACCAGCTCATTTTCCTGGGAGATTACGTTGATGGCTGGAGCGATTCGGCCAATACAGTCACCTACCTCATCGAACTGGCAAAACAGAATTCCTGTATTTTCATCCGCGGAAACCACGACGACCTGGCACATCGCTGGCTGGAAACCGGCGAGCTCAACCAGAAATGGCTTGAACACGGCGGCCAGTCCAGTATCGATGCCTACCGAAATTTTTCCGAAGACGAGATTAAGGCACACCTGAAGTTTTTCAGCGAAATGTTCAATTATTATAAAGACGATCAGGAACGCCTGTTCGTGCACGCAGGTTTCACCAATCTCCACGGGCCCGATTTCGAATACCATGAAACCGGCTTTTACTGGGATCGCACCCTGTGGGAAATGGCGCTTTCGCTGAACGAAAACCTGCAACCAGATCACCAGTTCTACCCAAAACGTCTTCAGCATTTTGAAGAAATCTTCATTGGGCACACTCCAGTGACCAGGATTGGCGAAACCACGCCGGTTCATAAAGCGAATATCTGGAATGTGGATACCGGCGCGGCTTTCAAAGGTCCCGTTTCCGCGATCGATGTAAACACCAAGGAAATCTACCAGAGTGACCCGGTTCACGAGCTTTATCCGGGCGAAAGCGGTAGAAATTAA
- a CDS encoding aldehyde dehydrogenase family protein, with translation MNKIAEEFGIKQALKDLGLNEINNGTSTGENWFSHGEVLESYSPVDGALIGKVKATTAEDYEKVITTAEEAFKEWRTWPAPKRGEVVRQFNDELRRLKEPLGKLVSYEMGKSYQEGLGEVQEMIDICDFAVGLSRQLHGLTMHSERPGHRMYEQYHPLGVVGIISAFNFPVAVWSWNTALAWVCGDACIWKGSEKTPLTSVACQNIAARVFAENGVPEGISALITGDYRVGEMMTKDERVPLISATGSIRMGKIVAQAVAARLGKSLLELGGNNAIIVTPDANIKNTVIGAVFGAVGTCGQRCTSTRRLIVHEEVYDKVKDAIVNAYKQIRIGNPLDENNHVGPLIDKDAVKNYQSALDKVVEEGGNILVEGGVLEGEGYESGCYVKPAIAEAENHFEIVQHETFAPVLYLLKYSGDVSDAIAIQNGVKQGLSSAIMTNNLREAERFLSSEGSDCGIANVNIGTSGAEIGGAFGGEKETGGGRESGSDAWKVYMRRQTNTINYTTELPLAQGIKFDL, from the coding sequence ATGAATAAAATCGCTGAAGAATTTGGGATTAAACAAGCCCTGAAAGATTTAGGCTTAAACGAAATAAATAACGGGACTTCTACCGGCGAAAACTGGTTCAGCCACGGGGAAGTGCTCGAGTCATATTCACCGGTTGACGGTGCTCTTATCGGGAAGGTTAAAGCAACCACTGCGGAAGATTACGAAAAAGTGATCACGACTGCAGAAGAAGCTTTTAAAGAATGGAGAACCTGGCCGGCTCCCAAAAGAGGAGAAGTAGTTCGCCAGTTCAACGATGAACTCCGAAGGCTTAAGGAACCGCTTGGAAAACTGGTATCTTATGAAATGGGTAAATCGTACCAGGAAGGTCTTGGTGAAGTTCAGGAAATGATCGATATCTGTGATTTTGCAGTTGGTCTTTCCAGGCAGCTGCACGGTTTGACGATGCACAGCGAACGCCCAGGACACCGCATGTATGAACAATATCACCCTCTCGGAGTAGTGGGAATTATTTCCGCATTCAACTTTCCGGTAGCCGTATGGTCCTGGAACACGGCGCTTGCCTGGGTTTGTGGAGACGCCTGCATCTGGAAAGGATCTGAAAAAACACCGCTAACTTCAGTCGCCTGCCAGAATATTGCTGCCAGGGTCTTTGCTGAAAATGGTGTTCCGGAAGGAATTTCAGCTTTGATTACCGGGGATTACCGGGTAGGTGAAATGATGACCAAAGATGAACGCGTCCCACTGATCTCTGCTACGGGATCCATCAGAATGGGAAAAATTGTCGCACAGGCAGTAGCCGCAAGACTGGGAAAATCGCTTCTGGAACTTGGCGGAAATAACGCCATTATCGTTACGCCAGATGCCAATATTAAGAATACGGTGATCGGTGCGGTATTTGGAGCGGTTGGAACCTGCGGCCAGCGTTGTACTTCTACGCGAAGACTTATTGTTCACGAAGAAGTCTACGATAAGGTGAAGGATGCGATCGTCAACGCTTACAAGCAGATCAGGATTGGGAACCCACTGGATGAAAACAACCATGTAGGACCGCTAATCGACAAAGATGCCGTGAAAAATTACCAGTCGGCTCTGGATAAGGTGGTGGAAGAAGGCGGAAACATTCTCGTGGAAGGCGGCGTGCTGGAAGGCGAAGGTTACGAAAGTGGCTGTTATGTGAAACCGGCAATCGCTGAAGCGGAAAATCATTTTGAGATCGTTCAACATGAAACCTTCGCACCGGTGCTGTATTTACTGAAATATTCCGGAGATGTGAGCGATGCTATCGCGATTCAGAACGGTGTAAAACAGGGACTTTCTTCAGCAATTATGACTAATAATCTTCGGGAAGCCGAAAGATTTCTTTCTTCGGAAGGCTCAGATTGCGGAATTGCCAATGTCAACATCGGAACTTCAGGAGCCGAGATCGGCGGTGCTTTTGGTGGGGAAAAGGAAACCGGCGGCGGCCGCGAATCGGGTTCTGACGCCTGGAAAGTCTACATGAGAAGACAAACCAATACGATCAATTATACCACTGAACTGCCTCTGGCACAGGGAATCAAATTCGATCTGTAA
- a CDS encoding acyl-ACP desaturase, protein MALENKRLEVMQTVEKQVQGFIDKYLIPVDDIWQPTDLLPNLQDDNGFEVVHQIREEAKELGYDFWVVLVADMVTEEALPTYESWLMDMEGVEQHGKSRGEQNAWAKWVRHWTGEENRHGDTLNKYLYLSGRVNMKEIEKTTQHLINDGFDIGTGRDPYRNFVYTSFQELATNISHKRVGQLAKKKGNKMLGKMCNIIAGDEMRHYMAYRDFVKTIFEIDPSEMMLAFQDMMKKKIVMPAQFIRESGQGIAEAFENFSNAAQRLGVYTTEDYIDILRKLNSFWEIDNMRSLTDEAEKARDYLMKLPDRMARIAERISVPQDAHKFKWVESNGMI, encoded by the coding sequence ATGGCATTAGAGAATAAAAGGTTAGAGGTAATGCAAACTGTCGAAAAACAGGTTCAGGGTTTTATCGACAAATACCTGATACCTGTTGATGATATATGGCAACCCACCGATCTGCTTCCCAATTTACAGGATGACAATGGCTTTGAAGTGGTACACCAGATCAGAGAAGAAGCCAAGGAACTTGGTTACGATTTCTGGGTAGTGCTGGTAGCCGATATGGTTACGGAAGAAGCGCTTCCAACCTACGAATCCTGGTTGATGGATATGGAAGGCGTGGAACAACACGGCAAATCGCGTGGAGAACAGAATGCGTGGGCAAAATGGGTACGCCACTGGACCGGCGAGGAAAATCGTCATGGCGACACGCTGAACAAGTACCTTTACCTTTCCGGTAGAGTGAACATGAAAGAAATTGAGAAAACCACTCAGCACCTGATCAACGACGGGTTTGATATCGGAACCGGAAGAGACCCTTACCGAAACTTCGTTTATACCAGTTTCCAGGAGCTGGCCACCAATATCTCTCACAAGCGCGTGGGACAGCTGGCCAAGAAAAAAGGAAATAAAATGCTTGGAAAAATGTGTAATATCATCGCCGGTGACGAGATGCGCCACTACATGGCCTACCGCGATTTCGTAAAAACCATTTTCGAGATCGATCCCAGCGAGATGATGTTAGCCTTCCAGGATATGATGAAGAAGAAAATTGTAATGCCGGCACAGTTCATTCGTGAAAGCGGCCAGGGCATTGCCGAAGCTTTTGAAAATTTCTCCAACGCCGCTCAGCGTCTGGGCGTGTATACCACGGAAGATTATATAGACATTCTTCGGAAACTGAATTCCTTCTGGGAGATCGACAATATGCGTTCTCTTACAGATGAAGCCGAAAAAGCAAGGGATTACCTGATGAAATTGCCAGACAGAATGGCAAGGATCGCTGAGCGTATCTCGGTACCTCAGGATGCCCATAAATTTAAATGGGTAGAATCCAACGGAATGATTTAA
- a CDS encoding autotransporter outer membrane beta-barrel domain-containing protein: MKKIYSFLLLALTLQFLQAQEKANEIKLNIGNTIAIASVEFGYERFFDDHQSIEAMILINDRFNYKTEGDDRNFNTTSYKIGYNYYFGEELPGSGLYVNPFLKLRNGEFEEEVLLTGSSGTVTKTTDMSSLAIGLGLGYEWNFNNTFVIGPFVNLGRNFSEEVKDRFSAIEFNAGLNIGYRF; encoded by the coding sequence ATGAAAAAAATATACTCCTTTTTATTACTGGCACTCACACTTCAATTCCTCCAGGCACAGGAAAAAGCCAATGAGATCAAGCTCAATATTGGTAACACCATCGCTATCGCTTCCGTAGAGTTTGGCTACGAGCGGTTCTTCGATGATCACCAGTCTATAGAAGCCATGATCCTCATCAATGACCGTTTCAATTATAAAACGGAAGGAGATGACAGGAATTTCAATACTACCAGCTACAAAATTGGTTATAATTATTATTTTGGGGAAGAACTTCCGGGCTCCGGCCTGTATGTGAATCCGTTTTTAAAGCTACGAAATGGAGAATTTGAAGAAGAGGTTCTATTAACCGGCAGCAGTGGTACGGTGACCAAAACTACCGATATGAGTTCCCTCGCGATTGGGCTGGGGCTAGGTTACGAATGGAATTTCAACAACACCTTTGTGATAGGGCCATTTGTGAACCTGGGAAGGAATTTTTCCGAAGAAGTGAAAGACCGCTTCTCTGCGATCGAGTTCAATGCAGGCCTTAATATTGGCTACCGCTTTTAG
- a CDS encoding LytR/AlgR family response regulator transcription factor, producing the protein MSLKCMIIDDEPHAIRLLEKYVDQLPEVNCVAISTKPVEALALLQQHQPDVLFLDIQMPDLTGIQLSKLVSKDVRIIFTTAYSQFAVEGFELNATDYLLKPISFPRFVEAVEKVKNQSSKTAERPAISEDYFFVKTDGKNNFRKIAYREIQYLESIRNYVVIHLENEQVVTYNTLKHFEENLPEDEFVKIHKSFIISLSKITKTDSQEVTVANQTLPLGDTYRQQFFTRINQRKI; encoded by the coding sequence ATGAGCCTGAAATGCATGATCATCGATGACGAACCGCACGCCATCAGGCTACTGGAAAAATATGTAGACCAGTTGCCGGAGGTGAATTGCGTGGCCATCTCTACCAAACCGGTCGAAGCGCTGGCCCTTTTACAGCAACACCAGCCAGATGTGCTCTTCCTGGATATACAAATGCCAGACCTCACCGGCATCCAGCTTTCGAAACTGGTAAGTAAAGATGTCAGGATCATTTTCACCACGGCCTATTCTCAATTCGCTGTGGAAGGTTTCGAGCTCAATGCGACCGATTATCTTCTAAAGCCAATTTCCTTTCCGAGGTTCGTGGAAGCTGTTGAAAAAGTAAAAAATCAGTCATCAAAAACTGCGGAAAGACCAGCGATTTCTGAAGATTATTTTTTCGTGAAGACCGATGGTAAGAACAACTTCCGTAAGATTGCCTACCGGGAGATCCAATATTTGGAGAGCATCCGTAATTATGTGGTGATCCACCTGGAAAACGAGCAGGTCGTGACCTATAATACGTTGAAACATTTCGAGGAAAACCTGCCGGAAGATGAATTCGTCAAAATTCACAAATCTTTCATCATTTCACTTTCCAAGATCACGAAAACCGATTCGCAGGAGGTCACAGTTGCCAACCAAACCCTGCCACTTGGCGACACGTACCGCCAGCAATTCTTTACAAGGATCAACCAGCGCAAAATATAA
- a CDS encoding 3-hydroxyanthranilate 3,4-dioxygenase — protein MPVNEPFNLSKWIEQNRDSLKPPVGNRNLYKESKDYIVMIVAGPNARKDYHYNETEELFYQLEGTIEVHVQDKGEKKTMKLGPGDMYLHPAKMPHSPVRQEGSLGLVVERKRLDIEGKDGLLWYCDNCNHKLYEVYFPLQDIETDFLKHFRHFYGSKELRTCDNCGHVMESDPRFVSDED, from the coding sequence ATGCCAGTTAACGAACCTTTTAATCTCAGCAAGTGGATCGAGCAGAACCGAGACAGCCTGAAACCACCGGTTGGAAACCGGAACCTCTATAAAGAAAGCAAGGATTATATCGTCATGATCGTGGCCGGGCCAAACGCCCGTAAAGATTATCATTATAACGAAACCGAAGAACTTTTCTACCAGCTGGAAGGAACTATTGAGGTACATGTACAGGATAAGGGCGAGAAAAAAACGATGAAATTAGGCCCGGGCGATATGTACCTGCATCCGGCAAAAATGCCACATTCGCCCGTCCGTCAAGAGGGTTCTCTGGGACTGGTTGTAGAACGAAAGCGATTGGATATTGAAGGAAAAGACGGACTGTTATGGTATTGCGATAATTGCAATCACAAGCTGTATGAAGTTTATTTTCCGTTGCAGGATATTGAAACCGATTTTCTGAAACACTTCAGGCATTTCTACGGAAGCAAGGAACTTCGCACCTGCGACAATTGTGGCCATGTGATGGAAAGTGATCCGCGTTTTGTATCTGATGAGGATTAG
- a CDS encoding isoaspartyl peptidase/L-asparaginase family protein, translating into MKQLLLFLSLVFLISCNEQKGENNEHTATSSERNQQQETDTLPNFGIVIHGGAGTILKENMSDSLELAYKQKLEEAIRTGHEILANGGTALEAVQRTINVMEDSPLFNSAKGAVFTNEGKNELDASIMDGATKNAGAVAGVTNVKNPINLAYEVMVNSEHVLLSGKGAEQFAKEQGLEIVDPSYFYTERRFKAMERARDREKEATNQTAFYDPFIKDEKFGTVGCAALDKNGNLAAGTSTGGMSNKKYNRIGDSPIIGAGTYANNATCAVSSTGWGEFFIRGVVAYDISALMEYKGLSLQEAAREVIQKKLPEMGGDGGIVAIDHDGHVAMEFNTAGMYRATMNRDGELEIGIYSE; encoded by the coding sequence ATGAAACAGCTTTTACTTTTCCTGAGCCTGGTGTTCTTGATTTCCTGTAACGAACAGAAGGGCGAAAACAATGAGCATACAGCCACTTCTTCAGAAAGAAACCAGCAACAAGAAACCGATACCCTGCCAAACTTTGGTATCGTGATCCATGGTGGTGCCGGCACCATCCTGAAAGAAAACATGAGCGATTCTCTCGAGCTGGCGTATAAGCAGAAACTCGAGGAAGCCATTCGCACAGGTCACGAGATCCTGGCCAACGGTGGTACTGCGCTGGAAGCTGTGCAACGAACCATCAATGTGATGGAGGACAGCCCACTTTTCAATTCAGCGAAAGGAGCAGTTTTTACCAATGAAGGTAAGAATGAGCTGGACGCATCGATTATGGACGGTGCCACGAAGAATGCCGGAGCCGTTGCCGGTGTGACCAATGTTAAAAACCCAATTAACCTGGCGTACGAGGTGATGGTTAATTCCGAACACGTGCTGCTTTCCGGAAAGGGCGCTGAACAATTTGCGAAAGAACAGGGACTGGAAATAGTGGATCCCAGTTATTTTTATACGGAAAGAAGGTTCAAAGCAATGGAAAGAGCCCGTGATCGCGAGAAAGAAGCCACCAATCAAACAGCTTTTTATGACCCTTTTATAAAAGACGAAAAATTCGGAACGGTGGGCTGCGCCGCTCTCGATAAAAACGGCAATCTGGCCGCGGGTACATCTACAGGCGGGATGTCTAACAAAAAATATAACCGTATTGGTGATTCCCCCATTATTGGAGCCGGAACTTACGCCAATAATGCAACTTGTGCCGTTTCCAGTACCGGCTGGGGTGAGTTTTTCATTCGCGGCGTGGTGGCTTACGATATTTCAGCATTGATGGAGTACAAAGGTTTAAGCCTTCAGGAAGCTGCCCGGGAGGTCATACAGAAGAAATTACCGGAAATGGGTGGTGACGGTGGTATCGTTGCTATCGACCACGACGGTCATGTGGCGATGGAATTCAACACGGCCGGCATGTATCGCGCAACGATGAACAGGGATGGCGAACTGGAAATCGGTATTTATTCCGAATAA
- a CDS encoding outer membrane beta-barrel family protein — translation MKKFIALLITLLLQQAISAQDSVSGSISSEGEVVPFATISVYESGNPENLLGYAYSDENGLFEILLKKTSEIAILKAESMGFEDYTQEIRKTELPLKNLKINLQISSDQLDEVELVADGRKAVKLDGDKMIFDIEKAGIAGAGNGLQVMQQIPGISLDQNQNIQFRGSSGVKILINGKTSFLKGEALREFVSSLTGEDIAKVEIIAQPSSRYEAEGTTGIINIVLKKGRKPGITGRTYTSFGYGGFYKWRNGANLYYSDSLWNVNVSGYYNESESINDRKIEQDIFDKNYSQKIIQTNLWLPRNFSRSLSLGVERSLPKNQSISTSWRYNSGTAAEQTNGETREFRSEELYKKVLLDKKADIPTRTVTGNVFYQNSWNEDQSHLEAQLNFSRYDAENSILLKNSYPVNPEGREMLVLSTLNQTAYDIYSGQLDFSTQFSEKMSLETGWKWSQVRTDYLNNYEANDPSQLLVAEELLDNRFQYHESLLGAYGQLSYAIENWNFLAGLRAEYISYEGVSKNSENGAKYTAWFPSFSANYEAEEAQYQFSYSRRIGRPDYKDLNPFYEYLDPYTLQRGNTNLQPQFYHSFQFNYSHNNMVTSLYGYFYKDKITRVIDFDREDNFTNYYQANAARGHNLGISFSAPYKPFGWWKIQFDASGYHSYEKSEIPGYTYDHGGFGYDLSIYQNFDLENDWKLNFNAFYSGASESGNTRFFPAYDLDLNVQKQFWNNRFKAEFSARQILKRSRWHSIMEQDDVRTDWLNQWETRVFALTLTYNFGNQKTRNIKEASLSEEKSRM, via the coding sequence ATGAAAAAATTCATTGCATTATTGATCACATTACTGTTGCAACAGGCCATTTCCGCGCAGGATTCGGTTTCCGGAAGCATTTCTTCGGAAGGGGAAGTGGTGCCTTTCGCGACCATTTCGGTTTACGAAAGTGGTAATCCTGAAAATTTATTAGGCTATGCCTACAGTGACGAAAATGGGCTTTTTGAGATACTGCTGAAAAAAACTTCTGAAATTGCCATTCTGAAGGCAGAATCCATGGGTTTTGAAGATTACACCCAGGAGATCAGAAAGACCGAATTGCCGCTCAAAAACCTCAAAATTAACCTGCAAATTTCCAGTGACCAGCTGGATGAGGTAGAATTGGTGGCCGATGGTCGTAAAGCCGTCAAACTGGATGGCGATAAAATGATCTTTGATATCGAAAAGGCCGGTATTGCTGGCGCGGGGAACGGTTTACAGGTCATGCAGCAAATTCCCGGTATTTCACTGGACCAGAACCAGAATATCCAGTTTAGGGGAAGTAGCGGCGTGAAGATCCTGATCAATGGAAAAACTTCTTTTCTAAAGGGGGAAGCGCTTCGGGAATTCGTTTCCTCACTTACGGGTGAAGATATTGCAAAAGTGGAGATCATTGCCCAGCCATCTTCCCGTTATGAAGCTGAGGGTACCACCGGAATCATCAATATTGTACTGAAAAAAGGAAGAAAACCGGGAATTACGGGTCGTACTTACACCTCTTTTGGGTATGGGGGATTTTACAAATGGCGAAACGGCGCCAACCTGTATTATAGTGATTCGCTCTGGAATGTGAATGTAAGCGGATATTATAACGAAAGCGAATCGATCAACGACCGGAAGATCGAACAGGACATTTTCGATAAAAATTATAGTCAAAAAATCATTCAAACCAACCTTTGGCTGCCACGCAATTTTTCGCGTAGCCTGAGTTTGGGTGTCGAACGGTCACTGCCAAAAAACCAGTCCATCAGTACCAGCTGGCGATACAATTCGGGCACTGCGGCCGAGCAAACGAATGGGGAAACCCGGGAATTTCGCTCCGAAGAATTGTATAAAAAAGTTCTCCTGGATAAAAAAGCTGATATCCCTACGCGCACTGTGACGGGAAATGTTTTTTACCAAAATTCCTGGAACGAAGATCAGAGTCATTTGGAAGCACAGCTGAATTTCTCCAGATATGATGCTGAAAATTCCATTCTGTTGAAAAATTCTTATCCAGTAAACCCGGAAGGCCGCGAGATGCTGGTGCTAAGCACGCTCAACCAAACTGCGTACGATATTTATTCCGGGCAATTAGATTTTTCCACGCAGTTTTCAGAAAAAATGAGCCTTGAAACCGGCTGGAAATGGTCACAGGTGAGGACAGATTACCTGAACAATTACGAGGCTAATGACCCATCGCAGCTGCTGGTTGCTGAGGAATTGCTGGACAATCGTTTCCAGTACCACGAATCGCTGCTGGGCGCCTACGGGCAGTTGAGTTATGCAATCGAAAACTGGAATTTCCTGGCAGGACTTCGTGCAGAATACATCAGTTATGAAGGGGTTTCAAAAAATAGCGAGAATGGTGCTAAATACACCGCGTGGTTTCCGTCATTTTCAGCAAATTATGAAGCGGAAGAAGCTCAATACCAGTTTTCCTACAGTCGGAGAATTGGCCGCCCTGATTATAAAGACCTGAATCCGTTCTACGAATACCTGGATCCTTACACGCTACAACGTGGGAATACAAACCTGCAGCCACAGTTTTATCACAGTTTTCAGTTCAATTACAGCCATAATAATATGGTGACCAGTTTGTATGGCTATTTTTACAAAGACAAGATCACGCGGGTGATCGATTTTGACCGGGAAGACAATTTTACGAATTATTACCAGGCCAATGCTGCGCGTGGTCATAACCTCGGAATTTCCTTTTCCGCACCCTATAAGCCGTTTGGATGGTGGAAGATCCAGTTCGACGCAAGTGGTTACCATTCTTATGAAAAATCTGAAATTCCCGGATATACCTATGATCATGGTGGTTTTGGCTATGATCTGTCTATTTATCAGAATTTTGACCTGGAAAACGACTGGAAACTTAATTTCAATGCATTTTACAGCGGTGCTTCGGAAAGTGGGAATACCCGATTTTTTCCTGCTTATGATCTCGATCTCAATGTTCAGAAGCAATTCTGGAATAACCGGTTCAAGGCTGAATTCAGCGCCAGACAAATCCTCAAGCGTTCGCGATGGCATTCGATCATGGAACAGGATGATGTGCGTACCGACTGGCTGAATCAGTGGGAAACTCGGGTCTTTGCCCTCACCCTTACGTACAACTTCGGAAACCAGAAAACCAGAAATATCAAGGAAGCTTCGCTTTCCGAAGAAAAAAGCCGGATGTAG